A region from the Vicia villosa cultivar HV-30 ecotype Madison, WI linkage group LG3, Vvil1.0, whole genome shotgun sequence genome encodes:
- the LOC131655442 gene encoding probable aquaporin TIP-type alpha gives MSTRSYAFGRPDEATHPDSLRATLAEFASTFIFVFAGEGSGLALVKIYQDSAFSAGELLTVALAHAFALFAAVSSSMHVSGGHVNPVVTFGALLGGIIFVIRAVYYWVAKLLGAIVAALLLRLVTNNMVSIYFHHL, from the exons ATGTCAACTCGTAGTTATGCTTTTGGAAGACCTGATGAGGCTACACATCCAGATTCTCTTAGAGCTACCTTAGCTGAATTTGCTTCCACTTTCATCTTTGTCTTTGCTGGAGAAGGCTCTGGCCTTGCTTTAG TTAAGATATACCAAGATTCAGCTTTCTCAGCTGGTGAATTGTTGACAGTTGCACTAGCTCATGCTTTTGCTCTATTTGCTGCTGTGTCTTCTAGCATGCATGTATCTGGTGGACATGTGAATCCTGTTGTCACATTTGGTGCTCTTTTAGGTGGCATAATCTTTGTCATTCGTGCTGTTTACTATTGGGTTGCTAAACTGTTAGGTGCTATTGTTGCTGCACTCTTGCTTAGGCTTGTCACTAATAACATGGTAAGCATTTATTTTCATCATCTCTGA
- the LOC131661047 gene encoding uncharacterized protein LOC131661047 isoform X4: MLLVTKVVSVVIFEPNLPEGISPCQLYISSPTYRMVGKGKVHYTLGELLHTRPLPTGCLKVSVDIAVEKDALLPHPDDVSDATLVGDAIGSFVAWPSSLISVDDETPTKSKAKDKEPPRKIESVASIKQMHAKEIEDVSKGKKPEKVVAKTAAKKKPNPSKFRSCLLTSLELSDIPQGNTRLVPMEEDVFGIEHQETIGMEDFEQIFEHTQLGLGVIDTYIRFLYEKLMHPTGLRLRQRFAFLAPFITNLGLIISKPDEVMAYVLNRFMASINSEKLFFLPFNTGNGGHWLLVAINPISEVVYFLDSLHNPVSTYEAMKNLVDTVIQVFRAQRGSQVPKSKANNITWIQVEDIEG, encoded by the exons ATGCTACTAGTGACAAAGGTAGTATCGGTTGTAATTTTCGAACCGAATCTTCCAGag gGCATTTCACCTTGCCAACTCTACATATCGTCACCAACTTATCGGatggttggcaagggaaaagtgcattATACTTTGGGAGAATTACTTCACACTAGACCGCTCCCTACTGGCTGTTTAAAAGTATCAGTTGACATTGCTGTAGAGAAGGATGCGTTATTACCGCATCCTGACGATGTTTCGGATGCCACATTGGTGGGAGATGCAATAGGTTCGTTTGTTGCATGGCCGTCAAGCCTTATTAGTGTAGATGATGAG ACTCCAACAAAATCCAAAGCAAAAGACAAGGAGCCTCCGCGGAAAATCGAGTCAGTTGCATCAATAAAACAG ATGCATGCTAAAGAGATTGAAGATGTCAGTAAGGGTAAGAAGCCTGAAAAGGTTGTTGCTAAGACCGCGGCTAAGAAAAAACCTAATCCCAGTAAGTTTAGGTCGTGCCTTTTAACTTCTTTAGAACTCTCTGATATTCCGCAAGGAAACACCCGTCTTGTACCTATGGAGGAAGATGTATTTGGTATTGAGCATCAAGAAACAATTGGTATGGAGGATTTTGAACAAATTTTTGAACATACGCAATTAGGCCTCGGTGTTATTGATACATACATAAG GTTTTTGTATGAAAAATTGATGCACCCGACTGGATTGAGATTGAGGCAAAGATTCGCTTTTTTAGCTCCCTTCATTACCAACTTAGGGTTAATCATATCTAAACCGGATGAAGTCATGGCGTATGTACTCAACCGTTTTATGGCCAGCATAAATTCAGAAAAGTTGTTCTTTTTACCGTTTAATACCGGCAACGG TGGGCATTGGTTGTTGGTCGCGATTAATCCTATCAGTGAAGTTGTATATTTTCTGGATTCCTTACACAATCCAGTTAGTACATACGAAGCTATGAAGAATTTGgttgatac CGTTATACAAGTTTTTCGAGCACAAAGAGGAAGTCAAGTACCAAAGAGTAAAGCCAACAACATCACATGGATTCAAGTGGAG GATATTGAAGGGTAA
- the LOC131661047 gene encoding uncharacterized protein LOC131661047 isoform X1, whose product MLLVTKVVSVVIFEPNLPEGISPCQLYISSPTYRMVGKGKVHYTLGELLHTRPLPTGCLKVSVDIAVEKDALLPHPDDVSDATLVGDAIGSFVAWPSSLISVDDETPTKSKAKDKEPPRKIESVASIKQMHAKEIEDVSKGKKPEKVVAKTAAKKKPNPSKFRSCLLTSLELSDIPQGNTRLVPMEEDVFGIEHQETIGMEDFEQIFEHTQLGLGVIDTYIRFLYEKLMHPTGLRLRQRFAFLAPFITNLGLIISKPDEVMAYVLNRFMASINSEKLFFLPFNTGNGGHWLLVAINPISEVVYFLDSLHNPVSTYEAMKNLVDTVIQVFRAQRGSQVPKSKANNITWIQVECPGQRNEVDCGFYMLQFMKEILLSNQIEIPSKYFDDFKCATYSKSKLDELKEEWCQFMIELKVV is encoded by the exons ATGCTACTAGTGACAAAGGTAGTATCGGTTGTAATTTTCGAACCGAATCTTCCAGag gGCATTTCACCTTGCCAACTCTACATATCGTCACCAACTTATCGGatggttggcaagggaaaagtgcattATACTTTGGGAGAATTACTTCACACTAGACCGCTCCCTACTGGCTGTTTAAAAGTATCAGTTGACATTGCTGTAGAGAAGGATGCGTTATTACCGCATCCTGACGATGTTTCGGATGCCACATTGGTGGGAGATGCAATAGGTTCGTTTGTTGCATGGCCGTCAAGCCTTATTAGTGTAGATGATGAG ACTCCAACAAAATCCAAAGCAAAAGACAAGGAGCCTCCGCGGAAAATCGAGTCAGTTGCATCAATAAAACAG ATGCATGCTAAAGAGATTGAAGATGTCAGTAAGGGTAAGAAGCCTGAAAAGGTTGTTGCTAAGACCGCGGCTAAGAAAAAACCTAATCCCAGTAAGTTTAGGTCGTGCCTTTTAACTTCTTTAGAACTCTCTGATATTCCGCAAGGAAACACCCGTCTTGTACCTATGGAGGAAGATGTATTTGGTATTGAGCATCAAGAAACAATTGGTATGGAGGATTTTGAACAAATTTTTGAACATACGCAATTAGGCCTCGGTGTTATTGATACATACATAAG GTTTTTGTATGAAAAATTGATGCACCCGACTGGATTGAGATTGAGGCAAAGATTCGCTTTTTTAGCTCCCTTCATTACCAACTTAGGGTTAATCATATCTAAACCGGATGAAGTCATGGCGTATGTACTCAACCGTTTTATGGCCAGCATAAATTCAGAAAAGTTGTTCTTTTTACCGTTTAATACCGGCAACGG TGGGCATTGGTTGTTGGTCGCGATTAATCCTATCAGTGAAGTTGTATATTTTCTGGATTCCTTACACAATCCAGTTAGTACATACGAAGCTATGAAGAATTTGgttgatac CGTTATACAAGTTTTTCGAGCACAAAGAGGAAGTCAAGTACCAAAGAGTAAAGCCAACAACATCACATGGATTCAAGTGGAG TGTCCTGGGCAGCGTAATGAAGTAGATTGCGGTTTTTACATGTTgcagtttatgaaagaaattcttCTTTCGAATCAAATAGAGATTCCGTCCAAG TATTTTGACGACTTCAAGTGTGCTACTTACTCAAAATCTAAGTTGGATGAACTTAAGGAGGAATGGTGTCAATTCATGATTGAGTTGAAAGTTGTATAG
- the LOC131661047 gene encoding uncharacterized protein LOC131661047 isoform X2, protein MLLVTKVVSVVIFEPNLPEGISPCQLYISSPTYRMVGKGKVHYTLGELLHTRPLPTGCLKVSVDIAVEKDALLPHPDDVSDATLVGDAIGSFVAWPSSLISVDDETPTKSKAKDKEPPRKIESVASIKQMHAKEIEDVSKGKKPEKVVAKTAAKKKPNPSKFRSCLLTSLELSDIPQGNTRLVPMEEDVFGIEHQETIGMEDFEQIFEHTQLGLGVIDTYIRFLYEKLMHPTGLRLRQRFAFLAPFITNLGLIISKPDEVMAYVLNRFMASINSEKLFFLPFNTGNGGHWLLVAINPISEVVYFLDSLHNPVSTYEAMKNLVDTVIQVFRAQRGSQVPKSKANNITWIQVERNEVDCGFYMLQFMKEILLSNQIEIPSKYFDDFKCATYSKSKLDELKEEWCQFMIELKVV, encoded by the exons ATGCTACTAGTGACAAAGGTAGTATCGGTTGTAATTTTCGAACCGAATCTTCCAGag gGCATTTCACCTTGCCAACTCTACATATCGTCACCAACTTATCGGatggttggcaagggaaaagtgcattATACTTTGGGAGAATTACTTCACACTAGACCGCTCCCTACTGGCTGTTTAAAAGTATCAGTTGACATTGCTGTAGAGAAGGATGCGTTATTACCGCATCCTGACGATGTTTCGGATGCCACATTGGTGGGAGATGCAATAGGTTCGTTTGTTGCATGGCCGTCAAGCCTTATTAGTGTAGATGATGAG ACTCCAACAAAATCCAAAGCAAAAGACAAGGAGCCTCCGCGGAAAATCGAGTCAGTTGCATCAATAAAACAG ATGCATGCTAAAGAGATTGAAGATGTCAGTAAGGGTAAGAAGCCTGAAAAGGTTGTTGCTAAGACCGCGGCTAAGAAAAAACCTAATCCCAGTAAGTTTAGGTCGTGCCTTTTAACTTCTTTAGAACTCTCTGATATTCCGCAAGGAAACACCCGTCTTGTACCTATGGAGGAAGATGTATTTGGTATTGAGCATCAAGAAACAATTGGTATGGAGGATTTTGAACAAATTTTTGAACATACGCAATTAGGCCTCGGTGTTATTGATACATACATAAG GTTTTTGTATGAAAAATTGATGCACCCGACTGGATTGAGATTGAGGCAAAGATTCGCTTTTTTAGCTCCCTTCATTACCAACTTAGGGTTAATCATATCTAAACCGGATGAAGTCATGGCGTATGTACTCAACCGTTTTATGGCCAGCATAAATTCAGAAAAGTTGTTCTTTTTACCGTTTAATACCGGCAACGG TGGGCATTGGTTGTTGGTCGCGATTAATCCTATCAGTGAAGTTGTATATTTTCTGGATTCCTTACACAATCCAGTTAGTACATACGAAGCTATGAAGAATTTGgttgatac CGTTATACAAGTTTTTCGAGCACAAAGAGGAAGTCAAGTACCAAAGAGTAAAGCCAACAACATCACATGGATTCAAGTGGAG CGTAATGAAGTAGATTGCGGTTTTTACATGTTgcagtttatgaaagaaattcttCTTTCGAATCAAATAGAGATTCCGTCCAAG TATTTTGACGACTTCAAGTGTGCTACTTACTCAAAATCTAAGTTGGATGAACTTAAGGAGGAATGGTGTCAATTCATGATTGAGTTGAAAGTTGTATAG
- the LOC131661047 gene encoding uncharacterized protein LOC131661047 isoform X3: protein MASNEDQRHDDDIDDGDHEDIVDQEAEIRRGITLMKKVIQKRDQCILLDAHWSESGLLIEPNGSKITSFIGALVRNASPITCDEWRDRNLKEAKDKLWMEIQRSFNNMEDNRRKLCLKLAGRLLRGFRTFLTRRYLRDANKNFVDAEYLKRYKSLISPEEWVTFKEKRKNPKFRSRSETNRQRASGPPYPYRKGHMGYGRLEQSILTRESSSETSVPPHVLWKEARVGKDGVVKEDVQKVFEKCETLSQSISPDEGNDCRSILSRALNVPEYSGRVRGKGFGITPTSLKMKKQKAPSNRELQETLYALQAEVRELKREKELREQASCCNATSDKGSIGCNFRTESSRGHFTLPTLHIVTNLSDGWQGKSALYFGRITSH, encoded by the exons ATGGCTAGTAACGAGGATCAAcgacatgatgatgatattgatgatggagATCATGAGGACATTGTTGATCAGGAAGCGGAAATTAGAAGAGGAATAACACTTATGAAGAAAGTCATTCAGAAAAGAGACCAATGCATACTATTAGATGCGCATTGGAGCGAAAGTGGCCTACTAATTGAGCCTAACGGTTCAAAGATTACAAGTTTTATTGGTGCACTCGTAAGGAATGCAAGTCCAATTACTTGTGATGAATGGAGAGATAGAAATTTGAAAGAAGCTAAAGACAAACTTTGGATGGAGATACAG AGGAGTTTCAACAACATGGAGGATAATAGAAGAAAACTTTGTCTCAAGTTGGCCGGAAGACTACTAAGAGGGTTTAGGACTTTTTTAACTAGGAGATATCTTAGGGATGCGAATAAAAATTTTGTTGATGCAGAGTATCTAAAAAGATATAAAAGTTTGATTTCACCTGAAGAATGGGTAACGTTTAAAGaaaaacgaaaaaacccaaaattTCGGAGTAGAAGTGAAACAAATCGGCAAAGAGCATCAGGTCCCCCATATCCATACAGAAAAGGGCATATGGGATATGGACGCTTGGAACAGTCTATT TTAACAAGGGAGAGTAGTTCTGAAACATCTGTTCCACCACATGTTTTGTGGAAGGAAGCCCGCGTGGGAAAGGATGGAGTTGTCAAAGAAGATGttcaaaaagtttttgaaaaatgc GAGACTCTATCTCAGTCTATATCTCCAGATGAAGGCAATGATTGCAGGAGCATACTTAGCCGCGCATTAAATGTTCCTGAATATtctggtcgggtgaggggtaagggatTTGGAATCACTCCAACATCCTTGAAGATGAAAAAACAGAAGGCTCCTAGTAATAGAGAACTGCAGGAAACCTTGTATGCACTACAAGCTGAAGTCCGCGAATTGAAAAGGGAAAAAGAATTAAGAGAGCAAGCTTCATGTTGTAATGCTACTAGTGACAAAGGTAGTATCGGTTGTAATTTTCGAACCGAATCTTCCAGag gGCATTTCACCTTGCCAACTCTACATATCGTCACCAACTTATCGGatggttggcaagggaaaagtgcattATACTTTGGGAGAATTACTTCACACTAG
- the LOC131655445 gene encoding uncharacterized protein LOC131655445, whose amino-acid sequence MSGSNLNTKLLVLDGKNWNRWMIQMRVLFGAQDVLDLVTGGYIPVAADATEEQREAQRETKKRDQKALFFIHQCVDVNVFEKIADSMTSKEAWDILVRCYGGDVSVKKVKLQSLRKQYENLNMKNNEKVSEYISRVIVITNEMKACGETLSEQVIIEKILRSLTPQFGNHENRRVAKQFRSTRVASD is encoded by the coding sequence atgagtggaagcaacttgaataccaaacttctagttcttgatggtaaaaactggaatagatggatgattcaaatgcgtgtattatttggtgctcaagatgttctagatcttgtcactggaggatatattccagttgcagcggatgcaacggaagaacaaagagaagcgcagagagagacgaagaagagagaccaaaaggcgttgttcttcatccatcagtgtgtggatgtgaatgtgtttgagaagattgctgattctatgacgtcaaaggaggcgtgggatatactggtcagatgttacggtggtgacgtatcagtgaagaaggtgaagcttcaatccctgagaaagcaatatgagaatctcaacatgaagaacaatgagaaagtctctgagtatatctctagagtgattgtgatcactaatgagatgaaggcttgtggagaaactctttctgaacaagtaatcatagagaagatattgaggtcacttactcctcaatttggaaaccatgagaatagaagagttgcaaagcagtttagaagcacaagagttgcgtctgactga